A genomic stretch from Methylophilus medardicus includes:
- a CDS encoding OmpP1/FadL family transporter produces the protein MTTHRLVAMHTAALWMAFSSVAAHATNGINLIGFGAESTLMGGADVAVARDTSALNTNPAGLTQIKAPLLDMFGSLLRTTDLVHKDPRNEEHASNRYTLLGGGGYARPLDNIPCTAGIGLFAQGGAGGVFDNLRTPFGNRDDLSSLFGIAKIIPGVGCQVSDQLSLGISLNIVYASIEQDFFANTSVGSAFAGYKLDHAAALRSGFKLGMQYHLTPALTLAASYTEKTVLPLTGGSLVADFTGRGLGKVRYGDASVKGFALPREVALGFAYQPTDAWLLSFKLNWLNWDDAINDIQLRATQPSNVAAPAVYPFPTAAADWKDQWVVATGVAYQWDTQTTLYAGHNYGRNPIPRKNSSPLLAGILQHHLTFGAAHKLDPHWRVTGGVEWMLPVKEQYNSALLGPSEIRNEALFFHFMLSRQW, from the coding sequence ATGACTACACATCGTCTTGTCGCCATGCACACCGCCGCCCTTTGGATGGCTTTCAGTAGCGTTGCTGCGCATGCCACCAACGGTATTAATCTCATCGGCTTTGGTGCCGAGTCAACCCTAATGGGCGGTGCCGATGTTGCAGTGGCGCGTGATACCAGTGCGCTGAACACCAATCCCGCTGGACTAACGCAGATCAAGGCACCGTTACTAGATATGTTCGGCTCGTTATTGCGCACCACCGATCTGGTGCACAAGGACCCGCGCAACGAAGAACACGCATCAAACCGCTATACCCTGCTCGGTGGTGGTGGCTACGCGAGGCCATTAGATAACATCCCTTGTACGGCTGGCATCGGTCTGTTTGCGCAAGGGGGCGCTGGTGGCGTTTTCGACAATCTGCGGACGCCGTTTGGCAATCGTGATGATCTGTCCTCACTGTTTGGAATTGCTAAAATCATTCCTGGTGTTGGCTGCCAAGTCAGCGATCAACTCTCATTAGGCATCAGCCTAAACATTGTTTATGCCAGCATAGAACAAGATTTCTTCGCTAACACCTCGGTCGGCTCAGCCTTTGCTGGCTACAAGTTAGATCACGCAGCCGCGCTACGCAGCGGTTTCAAGCTGGGCATGCAATATCATCTCACTCCAGCGCTGACGCTGGCGGCAAGCTATACCGAAAAAACAGTGCTACCGCTGACAGGGGGCTCGCTGGTCGCAGACTTTACCGGACGAGGATTAGGCAAGGTGAGATATGGGGATGCGTCAGTGAAAGGCTTTGCGCTGCCGCGTGAGGTCGCTCTGGGGTTTGCATATCAACCCACAGACGCTTGGCTGCTCTCATTCAAGCTCAACTGGCTTAACTGGGATGATGCGATCAATGACATTCAACTGCGTGCGACGCAGCCTAGCAATGTGGCGGCCCCTGCGGTATACCCTTTTCCGACCGCGGCAGCCGACTGGAAAGACCAATGGGTGGTTGCGACCGGGGTTGCCTATCAATGGGATACCCAGACCACACTATACGCGGGTCATAATTATGGCAGAAACCCGATTCCGCGCAAGAATTCCAGCCCATTGCTGGCGGGGATTCTGCAGCATCATCTGACATTTGGCGCAGCGCACAAGCTGGATCCACACTGGCGGGTGACCGGCGGGGTGGAGTGGATGCTGCCCGTCAAAGAACAATATAACAGCGCCTTATTGGGTCCCTCTGAAATCCGTAACGAGGCGCTGTTTTTCCACTTTATGCTGAGTCGTCAATGGTAG